Below is a genomic region from Vibrio cortegadensis.
GCATCGATGACGCTTAGAAGCCGGATACGCAACGCCATAATCAAAGAACATAGTAGCCAAATAGAATAAGTATTCACCATTCAGATGAGAATAAAACCGTACTTTCATTAGCTTAGAGTGCTATTATTTTATAAACCAAGTGCTAAGACCTACCAACAGCATGGTATTACATTCCCCAAATAAGGTAACTTGTATTTATTCGTTATGAAGTTAAGTAAACGTATACTTCTTTTAATCGCACCTGTAATTATCATTAGTGCCGCAGCCTCTAGCTATATTATTTACGCTAGCCAAAAGGATGCTCTTATTAAACGAGAAGACAGTTATTTACAGCTCAATATGGAAAAGTTGGCAGGTCATTTTCGTCAAGCTCGCTCATTTCTAAACAGCTACGCCTACACCTTGACCAAGAGTGACATCATTCGGCAATACTTTCTTAACGCACAAAATCCATATCGTGAGCTTGAGCTCATCGAAAATTTGCAGGAAACCATAAAAGTATTGCAAGCAGGAGACAGTAGCTTCTCTTCTTTGGCGATCCTAGATAGTAATCAAGATCTCCTTTATTATGCTGAAAATAGCACCGATCCTTTCGCTGAAATTGATCCTGCGATACTTCACCATGTAAAACAGAAATACCAAACATCATTGGCCGCTTCGGACATCAATTATGTCTTAAGTTCTCAAGGTGACGGTATGCTAGTTCGCTATGAAGTACTAGACAAAAGAACCATTGCTCGTCCACTGATTAAACAACAAGACGATATTTTTTTCGTCGTCGTATCCGTTTCATTAGACAAATTCAATACGCTACGAAGGCAGATCGAGTTTGATAACCAAACTAGCATCTTCGCATCTTCCGAGCCAATTAATACCAACAAAGGACTCACTCAGTCTATTAAACTCGCCAATGACTTATACATCACGGTCGATCCTGCTCAATTTATTCTCAATAACAAGCTGCAAGATATTTGGCGTCAACTTATTCTATCTTTTGGGACTTCGGCATTAATAACGGTATTGTTGCTACTTATTCTTCTCTACCGTTATGTGATAAATCCAATAACTCGTTTAGATAAGCAACTCCAACAAGTTGAAAAAAAACAGCGTGACAATATCCAACCACTCAATACCAATGATGAGATGGGACGGTTATCCACACGCTTCTATGACATGTATAACGAACTCGATAATACGTATCGAAAAACCAAAACATTAGCTGAAAACGATCACCTAACCAAGCTTGCGAACCGTCATCAGTTTCAGAATTACGCGAATAGTATACTTAGCTCCCCATTAGCAAGTTGTAATATATGGGTCCTGTATATTGATTTGGATAACTTCAAGTTCGTTAATGACCAATATGGACATCAGGTGGGTGACTCTTTGCTGGTTGAATTTGCTGAACAAGTGACTCGCTTATGTGATGATTTTAGCCATCAATATGGGACCAAGAGCCTTGCTTCACGCCTATCTGGTGATGAATTTGCCATCTTTATCTGCTCACCAAATAACTTTAAAGATGCCGCAAAAGCCTTTGCTGAGCAAATTTTAGCGCCTCTTCAGGGCGGGTTTAAATCTGAATTTGGTAGCTTTCCTATCACCGCAAGTATTGGCGTCGCCACTTATCCTTTGGATGGTGACCATATTGAAAAACTCTTATCGAATGCTGATACTGCCATGTATCAAGCAAAGCGTGCGGGTAAAAACCAATTCGCTCACTACTCTCTTGACCTCGATAAAATAGTTCAGCGACGCTCGAATATCGAACGAGCATTAAGAGCTCATCAATATATCGATGAGTTCAGCCTCGTATTTATGCCCTACCTAAATACTCAAGGTACTGAAGTGATTGGTGTTGAAGCTCTGTTGAGGTGGCATTCCGAACAACTTGGGTTCATTTCACCTGATGAATTCATTCCCATTGCAGAACAAACGGGGTTATTTGAAGAGATTGACCGCTGGGTAATCGCACAATCTTTTGCTCGCTTTGATCAATTACAAACAGCGTTTGATATTCCTGTTCAGTTGTCGATTAACTTATCTTCAGCTGAGCTTAGTAGTACAAAACTAGCCATGTTTATCGAAGAGCACGCTCAACAATATGGTATTCCACGCCATTTGATCGACTTTGAAATAACGGAAACTTTTGCAGCAGATTCAAAAGGGTTCCCACTACTGTATAAATTATCCAAATTAGGCTACAACCTCGCCATTGATGATTTTGGTTCAGGCTATACTTCGATAACTCAACTTGTGCAATACCCTGTACAAAAGATTAAGTTCGATCGACTCTTTTTAGAAACGTTAGTCGCAACGAATAATCAGAACGTAATCAAACCACTTATTGAGTTGTGCCATGCGCAATCTAAAACCGTAACGGCTGAAGGCATTGAAACCCAAGAGATGCATGAATGGCTTGCAGATCAACAATGTGACTTTATGCAAGGCTACTATTTTGGAAAACCAATGGATATTGATCAGCTATCGATTTGGTATCAACAGCTAAAAGGACTCTAAACCTGTCATGAAAACCGTAATTATCACCTCTCTTAACCCTGCAAAAATCAATGCGGTCAAAAGTGCATTTCAAGCAGCCTTCCCTACTGAAACTTTTGAGTTTGAAGGTGTCAGCGTAGCAAGCGAAGTGGCCGATCAACCAATGACGGATCAAGAGACTCATGATGGAGCCCTCAATCGAGTACGCAATGCGAAAAAAATTAATTCGAATGCTGACTACTTTGTTGGTTTAGAAGCGGGAATTGAGGGCAGCGTAACTTTTGCGTGGATGGTGATTGAATCAGCGACTCATCGAGGTGAGTCTCGCTCAGCCAGTTTGATGTTGCCGCCTGAAGTCATTGAGAAACTAAAAACAGCAAATGAGCTAGGCGACGTAATGGATGAAGTGTTTGCAACGGATAATATTAAGCAGAAAGGTGGGGCAATTAGCTTGCTGACTCAAGACCAATTGACTCGCAGCTCTGTTTATCACCAAGCGCTCATATTGGCACTGATCCCGTTCACTAATCCTACTCACTTCCCTGCGAATCTGTAAGCGAGTTCGCAACTCTCGATACACGTTTATTCTTCGTACCACAATATGCTGCAAACGAACAAACGATGTTAGACAGATGCTAGCAAATGGAAGGTAGCAAATAGAAGATAGCAAAAAGCACTCGCCGCTTGACGAGTGCTTTTTATATTTAGACTTTATATCATAGAAAGATAACACTAAGCGTTCTTGTTGGTTAAGATCAACTCTGCTAATTTCGTTTTTTCTTCCTCTGACTTACTTTTCAATTCATTAGAACCTCTAGTGATTGTTGCAATACCCACCCCGAGCATTTGGCTAATCTGTCTCTGAGATAGATCTCCTTTTAACAGCTCACAGAAGATATTTACTCTCGCCACTAAAGCATCTCTTTCATCTGGAGTCATCATCATGGTAAGTAGCATCTGTTGCTGATCTTGCTCAGACGCCTCTTTCACTAAGCTCATTAACTGTTGCCAATCACTATATTCTGGTTCTGATGCCATATTGTTTTCACCTTTACTTACTTATCTCTATTGTAAAGTTTTAGCGCCACTTTTAAATTAATATTTTGCGTTACTCTCTTCATCACTCAAGAAGGTTCCTTCTACCCCTAAAATATCTCGATAGTAGGTCTCGAACATCAAAATATTTTGCACATATCCACGAGTCTCTTTAAACGGTATCGCTTCAATAAACGCGTAAGCGTCAAGTTCTCCCCCCGTTCGAGATCGCCATGTTTTCACTCGGTGAGGGCCCGCATTATAGGCCGCGAGAGCAAAAATTCTATTATGGCCATATTGCTCTAGCAAACCATCTAAGTAGTGACTTCCTATTTCAATATTCTTACCGACTTCATACAGGTCATCTTTTCCTTGGTAATTTATCCGGTACTTTTTCGCAGTATATTTAGCCGTTGCAGGCATAATCTGCATGATTCCTCTTGCACCTACAGGAGAACGAGCTTCAATATCCAACGCACTCTCCTGACGAGCTAATGACATAAGTGTTATCGGGTTTATGTCGTGCTTTTCACCATAGAAATTAAACCACCAGCGGTGAGCAATAGGGAAACGTAAATGCGTGTTATCCCACATCCGAGCTGAGATCGTGGCCGTTACCGTTAAGTGGTGCCAACCTTGTACTGCTGCATACGCGGCTAACATCTCTTTCTCATCACTCGATACATAGCTAAGAAGCCAGCGCCATTCACTTTTCGCGGCCGCAATTTTATCGAGATCAATAAGCTCTCGAATTCGCTCTAATGCCATTCGATGAGGATTCACCATCGCCTTATCTAGCACAAGAGTCGTCGTAGGGTAGTTTATCGACTGCTTGACAGCGTTCGCAGCAGCCACACTGTAGAAGTTACGTTTTCCAACGAGTTTTTTTAAACGCTGCTGCCCTTTTACCTTCTCACCAAGCTCAATCTCAGATCGTCCTTGCCAATATTGCCATCGAATAGCGCTCCGCTTCACCTCAGGTAATCGTGCAATCCAGCGCTGGACACCTTGCCAATCTGCATGCTGAATCGCTAAGCGAACTCTTCTCTCTAGCAAGACAACCCGCTCTGTTTTTAATAGAACCTGATCTCTCCATTTCGCTAACTCATCGGAATCGGTATTGGTTAATCGAAATGCCACATATTCTGCGAGTTGCTGTGATTTCTGAGATGACAACTTCTGAGCGTTAACCACTTTAGGCAATGCTTTTTGTGCTGCGGAGACATCCTTACGGGCAAGTTTTTTAAAGGCGAATTCCGTTTGTGATCGGTAGAAATCCGACGCCTCGTGCTGCTTAGCAAACTGAGTGACGCTCTCCGGCTTTCTATACAGAGCTTTCATCGCTTCCGCTTGTTTCTTTGCCGCGTCGGACTTTGGTAACTTCATTAGATAAGTCATCAACTTTCCGTTCCGAGCTTCAAACGCAAGCAACATGCGATCTAAAATCAATGCGTCACTACGAAGCCCTGCCTCTTCCCATTGCTCAAATAGAGGATCACATTGGTCTGCAATACCTTGCCCACTTAGCCACAGTTTCTCAGCGCCTGAAAACGCGGCCTCTTTCTGGTTACCCATCCACAATGCATGATAATAAATACACTGGTAACTCTCGCCCTTAGGCTCCTGAGTTTGAAAAGTTAATAATGTTTGCCACTGGCCTTGCTTGGCTAAAACTTCCAAGTAAGGAGCTCGAATTCTAGCTGAAAACGGCAGTAATCGGTTTTTCTCAATAAAATTGTCGACTTCTGGGGGGGTCTTATTACTCAGCTGAGCCAAAAATGCACGATAGTCGGTGTAAGGGGTCAGAGGATAAGTCGCAATCGTACTGCGTAAAGCTTGGTACTCTTCCACCTTTTTCTTATCTAATAAATCTTGAGCTTTTTCATAGTTCACTCGTTGTAATTCCCGTTCAGAAACGGTTTTTGCTGCGATACCATGACTGACCATGACACTCATAAGAAGGCTTGAAGAAATCACTTTCGCTATCGTCGTTAGCGTATTTCTCAATACTGAGTGTGGTCCTATTGTTCGCGCTTTGTTTTGCGTCATACGCTCAATTCCCTTGTGCGAATTGTTATTAGGTAGCCTCTATTAACAACTCATACACATTCGAATGTAAAGCTAGAAATTGTAAATATATCCAAACTTGCATATCGATTGGCTTTTAGTGCAATCGGTCCCAGAAAAAACACACTATTTCTGCATACAACTTCACCACCTAGGCATGTATACCCGCAAATTTTCACCATAAAGTCTCGGTTCATAAACCGTAAAGTCTCGCCAGAAGGTAACAAAATGATAGCGTTTGGTATAAAATGTCCGCTTCATAATTTGCAAACATTAGGAACGATCGGCAATGGCTGAATACGTATATACCATGTCTCGGGTGAGCAAAACTGTGCCACCTAAACGTCAAATTCTAAAAGACATTTCCCTTAGTTTTTTTCCTGGCGCTAAAATCGGTGTTTTAGGTCTCAATGGTTCAGGTAAATCCACCTTACTGCGCATCATGGCTGGCCTTGATACAGACATTGATGGTGAAGCTCGTGCGCAAACTGGCTTGAAAGTCGGCTACCTGCCACAAGAACCTGTACTGGACGAATCTAAAACCGTTCGTGAGATTGTTGAAGAAGCCGTTTCTGATGTTGCAGGCGCACTGACTCGTCTTGATGCGGTATACGCTGCATACGCAGAACCAGACGCCGATTTCGACGCGCTTGCTAAAGAGCAAGGTGAGCTAGAAGCACTAATTCAAGCGAAAGATGGTCACAATCTAGAAACCGCTCTAGAGCGTGCTGCTGATGCACTTCGTCTTCCTGAATGGGATGCGAAAATTGAATTCTTATCTGGTGGTGAACGTCGTCGTGTTGCGATTTGTCGTCTACTTCTTGAAAAACCAGACATGTTACTTCTTGATGAACCAACCAACCACTTGGATGCTGAATCAGTTGCATGGCTTGAGCACTTCCTTGTTGATTACAGCGGTACTGTTGTGGCAATCACCCATGACCGTTACTTCCTTGATAACGCTGCTGGCTGGATTTTAGAGCTTGACCGTGGTGAAGGTATTCCATGGGAAGGTAACTACACCTCTTGGCTAGAACAGAAAGATGAACGTCTAAAACAAGAAAAATCAGGCGAAAGCGCACGTCAAAAAACTATCGAGAAAGAACTTGAGTGGGTTCGCCAGAATCCTAAAGGCCGTCAGGCTAAATCTAAAGCTCGTATGGCGCGTTTTGAAGAGCTAACGACAGGTCAATACCAGAAGCGTAACGAAACCAACGAACTGTTCATCCCGCCGGGTGAGCGTTTAGGTGATAAAGTACTTGAAGTGAACAACCTTACTAAATCGTTTGGTGATCGCGTTCTTATCGACGACCTATCGTTCAGCATGCCTAAAGGCGCGATCGTGGGTATCGTGGGTGCCAATGGTGCGGGTAAATCAACACTATTCAAGATGCTAAGTGGCGCAGAACAGCCCGATTCAGGTACTGTGGAGCTAGGTGAAACCGTTAAACTTGCTTCAGTGGATCAGTTCCGTGACAGCATGGATGACAAGAAAACCGTATTCCAAGAGATCTCTGAAGGCGCTGATATCATTAAGATCAACAACTTCGAAATCCCTGCACGTGCATACTGCTCTCGTTTCAACTTCAAAGGCAACGATCAACAGAAAATCATCGGGCAGCTTTCTGGTGGTGAACGTAACCGTGTTCACCTAGCTAAACTGCTTAAAGCGGGCGGCAACGTACTGCTACTCGATGAACCGACCAATGACCTTGATGTTGAAACTCTACGTGCACTTGAAGAAGCGCTACTTGAGTTCCCAGGTTGTGCAATGGTTATCTCGCATGACCGTTGGTTCTTAGACCGTATTGCTACCCACATCCTAGACTACCGTGATGAAGGTCAGGTGAACTTCTACGAAGGTAACTATACTGAATACACTGAGTGGCTGAAAAAGACTTTAGGCGCTCAAGCGGCAGAACCTCATCGTATCAAATACAAACGTATGACTAAGTAATAAACCATTACGATAGAGCTTGTATTTTAATCAAAGGCCGCTATGATCAGCGGCCTTTGTGTATTGGTACGTTTGGCATAAATAAGAATACGTGATTAATTCGTTATTCATGTGGGCTTTTTTGATATCCGATTAATTGCCATAATCATTATTTGCTATGATGAGTATAAACCCAAATAATGTTGATTGATGAAATGCAATCAACCTACTGATACAGAGAGAAATATTATGGTTGAGCGACGTCGTTTTTCACGCATTATTTATCAAGCACCTGCGCTTATTTCACACGGTGAGTATGAATTAAAAACCACGATTAAAGACTTATCTTTACATGGACTACTGTTATCAGCAGAGCAAACTCCAGATCTAGAGATGAATTCGGCGGTCACCGTTTCATTTACACTGCCTGAAAGTGATATAACTATTCATCTTCAAGCGAAAGTTCTAAACACTCAAGACGATATAATTCGTCTAATCATTGATAATATTGATATTGATAGTATCAGCCACCTAAAAAGATTGGTTGAACTCAACGTGGGCGATGATCATTTACTGCACCGCGAAATAGAACATTTATCAGATCTAGGCGAAGAGGCTTAATCAAACGATTTTGCTATTGTCTGCCAATTACGTAGTCACGTTAGTTAATATATACAAAAGTTAATATGTCCAAAAAAATTTCCATCATTATCCCTGCACAAAGCGGGGATCAAGCGTTTCATTTCGGTAAGAGATCAATATTAGCTATTTTGGCTACTTTAACGACCGTGCCTGCATTACTCGGTACTTTTTTGTACCAGCAATACAACGATAGCCAGTTAATGCAATCTGAAATGCATACGACTCAACAAGAGTTCGAAGCCGCCATTTCAAATCTAAAAACTGAAAAAAAGGCTATTGAAGCGCTTTATGAGGAACAAGTTGATACTAGCCACTCATTATCTCAATCACTTGAACAAAAAAATTCGCAAATCCATATTTTAGGAAAGCGCGTTTATGATGTGGAATCCGTATTAGGCTTGGCGGATGAAGACTTACTGACCAATGATAGCTCTTTAGAAGAGAGAATCGATGCCGCTGCCATTGATTCCGCCGTTCGCGCAACCATGTTTAGATTGATTCCAAATGATAGCCCTGTCACCTATCAGCGCATCTCCTCCTCTTATGGACGCAGGACCAATCCAATTAGCGGAAAACGCCATACTCATACTGGTATAGATCTGACTTGTAAGCGCGGAGAGCAGATTTTAGCCCCTGCGGATGGTGTCGTTGAAACCGTTAGGCCAAGCAAAAAAGGGTTTGGAAACTTCCTAACCGTTCGTCACTCATTCGGATTCATGAGCTCTTACGCTCACTTAAAAAGCTTCAAAGCCAAGAGTGGTCAGTTTGTCAGTAAGGGCGATGTATTAGCGACATGTGGTAACTCTGGCAATTCAACAGGCCCACACCTTCATTATGAAGTACGATTTCTAGGTCGCTCACTCAATCCACAATACCTTATGGATTGGACACCAGAAAATTTCAATTACGTATTTGAAAAAGAGAAGAAGCTGAAATGGGCTCCGCTGGTCAAATTGATTGATAACATGGTTCGCCTACAGATCAACTTAACTAATGCTCCGTATACTGACAGCAGTATCGAAACGGTATTGAGTGATGACGCAAATGATAAATCAAGCATCACTCGCTAATGCTAAATAATGCGTTATTTTAAACAATAAAAAAGAGCTGTATTTCACAGCTCTTTTTTGTCGATATTTATTTTCTATCTAACCTTATGTTCTATAAAGGCTTAAGAGCGAATCAAACTCGATGAATCGCATCATTCGCTTGTTTTAATAAGTTCTGGCTCTCTTCCAAAAATTGCTGAGAGTAATCACCAAACCAATCACTGACTTGATTAAAGTTATCAACAAACGCTTCTTTATCATGCCCGTCGAGTACTTTAATGGCTTCACCAAAACTTTGATGGAAACGCTTAATCATGTCGATGTTATCTTGTGACGCGAGAATAATATCTCCGTACAGATTCGGGTCTTGACCAAACAACCGCCCTACCATTGCCAGCTCTAAACGATAAATCGGAGAGCTCAGTTTCAATAACTGATCAATATTTGGATTCTCTTTACTTAGGTGTAAGCCGTAAGCAAAAGAGGTGAAGTGGCGTAATGCTTGGATTAACGTCATACCATGATCGTGCTCACCCGCCTCAATTTGGCATAAACTTGCGCCCCAAATCGAAAACTGTTTCAGCAACCATTGGTAAGACTCTTCACCACGTCCGTCACAGTAAACAATCACTTGCTTAGCTAAGCTTGGTACATCAGGGCCAAACATCGGGTGCAAACCAACAACAGGGCCGTTATGCACCGCTAACATGCTCTGCACGGGTTTCGATTTGATAGAGGTTAAATCACATAAAATACAATCGTCAGGCAAATTACCCAGTTTTTCAATCACACCTTCAGTAAGGTGAATCGGCACAGTCACGACAACAAGACCAGCATTGCTAAGTAGTTCATCCGCTTTATGCCAATCTTGGCTGCCAAGCACTTTGACGTCATAACCTGACAAACTAAACATTCGACCAAAAAGCCCACCAAGCTGACCATTACCACCAATGATCACTACTGAGCGAAGCTGTGGATTCAAGCACTTAAAGCCTGAATCTTTTTCGCTGGCGTAAGATTCACGCATTGTTCTGCGTAAAATATCTTCAATCAGTTGTGGTGGCACTCCTTGCTTAGCCGCTTCTTCGCGACGAGAAGCCAGCATTGCCGCTTCTCTATCAGGTGCATAAATCGGCAAACCATGCTCGCTTTTTACTTCCCCAACCTTTTCAACTAAAGCTAAACGACGAGCAAGAAGCTCAAGCATCTGTTTATCGACGGCATCTATTTGATCGCGTAATTCGTTTAATTCAACAGCCATTAACGTCCCTTTTATCTTTATAGACGGTTTTCTAAAAACGGTACTAATTCAGTATGAGCATGTCTTAATAGTGCCTCAGTTGCATCCCAATTGATACATGCATCCGTGATAGAAACCCCGTACTTCATCTCATTCAGAGGAATATCTGAAGGCTGATTTCCTTCGTTAATATGGCTCTCAATCATTAACCCAATGATCGATTTATTGCCTTCACGAATTTGATGAATCGCGTCTTCAGCGACAAGCGGTTGACGGCGAAAATCTTTGCGTGAGTTCGCATGGCTACAATCGATCATTAGCGAAGCATCTAGCCCTGTTGACGCCAACTCTTGTTCACATTCGTGTACTGAAACCGAATCGTAATTGGTCTGCTTGCCGCCACGCAAAATAACATGGCCATTAGGGTTACCTTGAGTTGTCAGTAGTGCAACTTGTCCTTCGCTGCTGATCCCCATAAAACGGTGGCTAGAAGAAGCGGCTTGCATAGCATTGATTGCTGTACCTAAATTACCGTCAGTACCATTTTTAAAACCAATTGGCATTGAAAGGCCACTTGCCATTTCACGGTGAGTTTGCGATTCAGTTGTACGAGCACCAATCGCAGCCCAGCTGAAAGTATCAGCCAAGTATTGTGGGCTAATCGGGTCAAGCGCTTCTGTCGCTAGTGGGATTTCCATCTCAGCAAGTTCAACAAGCAACTCACGACCAACATGCAAACCATGCTCAATATCGAAAGTACCGTCTAGAT
It encodes:
- the ettA gene encoding energy-dependent translational throttle protein EttA codes for the protein MAEYVYTMSRVSKTVPPKRQILKDISLSFFPGAKIGVLGLNGSGKSTLLRIMAGLDTDIDGEARAQTGLKVGYLPQEPVLDESKTVREIVEEAVSDVAGALTRLDAVYAAYAEPDADFDALAKEQGELEALIQAKDGHNLETALERAADALRLPEWDAKIEFLSGGERRRVAICRLLLEKPDMLLLDEPTNHLDAESVAWLEHFLVDYSGTVVAITHDRYFLDNAAGWILELDRGEGIPWEGNYTSWLEQKDERLKQEKSGESARQKTIEKELEWVRQNPKGRQAKSKARMARFEELTTGQYQKRNETNELFIPPGERLGDKVLEVNNLTKSFGDRVLIDDLSFSMPKGAIVGIVGANGAGKSTLFKMLSGAEQPDSGTVELGETVKLASVDQFRDSMDDKKTVFQEISEGADIIKINNFEIPARAYCSRFNFKGNDQQKIIGQLSGGERNRVHLAKLLKAGGNVLLLDEPTNDLDVETLRALEEALLEFPGCAMVISHDRWFLDRIATHILDYRDEGQVNFYEGNYTEYTEWLKKTLGAQAAEPHRIKYKRMTK
- the yjjX gene encoding inosine/xanthosine triphosphatase, whose product is MKTVIITSLNPAKINAVKSAFQAAFPTETFEFEGVSVASEVADQPMTDQETHDGALNRVRNAKKINSNADYFVGLEAGIEGSVTFAWMVIESATHRGESRSASLMLPPEVIEKLKTANELGDVMDEVFATDNIKQKGGAISLLTQDQLTRSSVYHQALILALIPFTNPTHFPANL
- a CDS encoding PilZ domain-containing protein, with amino-acid sequence MVERRRFSRIIYQAPALISHGEYELKTTIKDLSLHGLLLSAEQTPDLEMNSAVTVSFTLPESDITIHLQAKVLNTQDDIIRLIIDNIDIDSISHLKRLVELNVGDDHLLHREIEHLSDLGEEA
- a CDS encoding putative bifunctional diguanylate cyclase/phosphodiesterase, encoding MKLSKRILLLIAPVIIISAAASSYIIYASQKDALIKREDSYLQLNMEKLAGHFRQARSFLNSYAYTLTKSDIIRQYFLNAQNPYRELELIENLQETIKVLQAGDSSFSSLAILDSNQDLLYYAENSTDPFAEIDPAILHHVKQKYQTSLAASDINYVLSSQGDGMLVRYEVLDKRTIARPLIKQQDDIFFVVVSVSLDKFNTLRRQIEFDNQTSIFASSEPINTNKGLTQSIKLANDLYITVDPAQFILNNKLQDIWRQLILSFGTSALITVLLLLILLYRYVINPITRLDKQLQQVEKKQRDNIQPLNTNDEMGRLSTRFYDMYNELDNTYRKTKTLAENDHLTKLANRHQFQNYANSILSSPLASCNIWVLYIDLDNFKFVNDQYGHQVGDSLLVEFAEQVTRLCDDFSHQYGTKSLASRLSGDEFAIFICSPNNFKDAAKAFAEQILAPLQGGFKSEFGSFPITASIGVATYPLDGDHIEKLLSNADTAMYQAKRAGKNQFAHYSLDLDKIVQRRSNIERALRAHQYIDEFSLVFMPYLNTQGTEVIGVEALLRWHSEQLGFISPDEFIPIAEQTGLFEEIDRWVIAQSFARFDQLQTAFDIPVQLSINLSSAELSSTKLAMFIEEHAQQYGIPRHLIDFEITETFAADSKGFPLLYKLSKLGYNLAIDDFGSGYTSITQLVQYPVQKIKFDRLFLETLVATNNQNVIKPLIELCHAQSKTVTAEGIETQEMHEWLADQQCDFMQGYYFGKPMDIDQLSIWYQQLKGL
- the tyrA gene encoding bifunctional chorismate mutase/prephenate dehydrogenase, with protein sequence MAVELNELRDQIDAVDKQMLELLARRLALVEKVGEVKSEHGLPIYAPDREAAMLASRREEAAKQGVPPQLIEDILRRTMRESYASEKDSGFKCLNPQLRSVVIIGGNGQLGGLFGRMFSLSGYDVKVLGSQDWHKADELLSNAGLVVVTVPIHLTEGVIEKLGNLPDDCILCDLTSIKSKPVQSMLAVHNGPVVGLHPMFGPDVPSLAKQVIVYCDGRGEESYQWLLKQFSIWGASLCQIEAGEHDHGMTLIQALRHFTSFAYGLHLSKENPNIDQLLKLSSPIYRLELAMVGRLFGQDPNLYGDIILASQDNIDMIKRFHQSFGEAIKVLDGHDKEAFVDNFNQVSDWFGDYSQQFLEESQNLLKQANDAIHRV
- a CDS encoding 3-deoxy-7-phosphoheptulonate synthase gives rise to the protein MQKSELSNVNIIDEQVLITPEELKAKLPLSDNARRFIQESRQTIANIIHKKDHRMLVVCGPCSIHDIEAAKEYAKRLKALSEQLSDQLYIVMRVYFEKPRTTVGWKGLINDPHLDGTFDIEHGLHVGRELLVELAEMEIPLATEALDPISPQYLADTFSWAAIGARTTESQTHREMASGLSMPIGFKNGTDGNLGTAINAMQAASSSHRFMGISSEGQVALLTTQGNPNGHVILRGGKQTNYDSVSVHECEQELASTGLDASLMIDCSHANSRKDFRRQPLVAEDAIHQIREGNKSIIGLMIESHINEGNQPSDIPLNEMKYGVSITDACINWDATEALLRHAHTELVPFLENRL
- the trpR gene encoding trp operon repressor, whose amino-acid sequence is MASEPEYSDWQQLMSLVKEASEQDQQQMLLTMMMTPDERDALVARVNIFCELLKGDLSQRQISQMLGVGIATITRGSNELKSKSEEEKTKLAELILTNKNA
- the sltY gene encoding murein transglycosylase, translating into MSVMVSHGIAAKTVSERELQRVNYEKAQDLLDKKKVEEYQALRSTIATYPLTPYTDYRAFLAQLSNKTPPEVDNFIEKNRLLPFSARIRAPYLEVLAKQGQWQTLLTFQTQEPKGESYQCIYYHALWMGNQKEAAFSGAEKLWLSGQGIADQCDPLFEQWEEAGLRSDALILDRMLLAFEARNGKLMTYLMKLPKSDAAKKQAEAMKALYRKPESVTQFAKQHEASDFYRSQTEFAFKKLARKDVSAAQKALPKVVNAQKLSSQKSQQLAEYVAFRLTNTDSDELAKWRDQVLLKTERVVLLERRVRLAIQHADWQGVQRWIARLPEVKRSAIRWQYWQGRSEIELGEKVKGQQRLKKLVGKRNFYSVAAANAVKQSINYPTTTLVLDKAMVNPHRMALERIRELIDLDKIAAAKSEWRWLLSYVSSDEKEMLAAYAAVQGWHHLTVTATISARMWDNTHLRFPIAHRWWFNFYGEKHDINPITLMSLARQESALDIEARSPVGARGIMQIMPATAKYTAKKYRINYQGKDDLYEVGKNIEIGSHYLDGLLEQYGHNRIFALAAYNAGPHRVKTWRSRTGGELDAYAFIEAIPFKETRGYVQNILMFETYYRDILGVEGTFLSDEESNAKY
- a CDS encoding M23 family metallopeptidase, whose product is MSKKISIIIPAQSGDQAFHFGKRSILAILATLTTVPALLGTFLYQQYNDSQLMQSEMHTTQQEFEAAISNLKTEKKAIEALYEEQVDTSHSLSQSLEQKNSQIHILGKRVYDVESVLGLADEDLLTNDSSLEERIDAAAIDSAVRATMFRLIPNDSPVTYQRISSSYGRRTNPISGKRHTHTGIDLTCKRGEQILAPADGVVETVRPSKKGFGNFLTVRHSFGFMSSYAHLKSFKAKSGQFVSKGDVLATCGNSGNSTGPHLHYEVRFLGRSLNPQYLMDWTPENFNYVFEKEKKLKWAPLVKLIDNMVRLQINLTNAPYTDSSIETVLSDDANDKSSITR